The proteins below come from a single Saccharophagus degradans 2-40 genomic window:
- a CDS encoding TonB-dependent receptor — protein MRNHYTFKIKPIAIAIGIAGGSSTTVLAQNNSLEEVVVTGIRASLQQAVDIKREANGVVDAISAEDIGKFPDTNLAESLQRITGVSIDRSGGEGRQVSVRGMGPSFNLVLLNGRQMPSKESGRAFNFDEVAAEMVSGVEVYKTSSAAVQSGGIGATINIKTARPLDIGDKMAGSVKLSSDLDAGGTTPQASGLFSKNLDDSFGILLAASYQQRESQEDQLRVTKWNVDPDVSGVANFDNSANTNNHIFVPQQSAFNRRQDTRTRINGNLVLQYAPSDTLTATADLQYSDFKIDRYAEELALWFSQNTAQSIVTDKNGTVVAYDQGASTIDFFTKAPTSRTVNTSASLNVDWAITDAAKLSVEHSASTSESNPDGEYNINQSDVQIAQNWGFAVSGDLAFPVFNSDATATPSVQDPSRLRTWVNELYSNNYKDEINQTRADFTFDDGGSTTLAAGVMFTDQTKTISNISNNLSWDDFAWDTASGYGQQDVNDADYTWVALDSGFMDQFSGSADLRALNLGNYSFDPNAVRAAWLADAGAPADHFEPTFQNSSFIINEKTTAAYFELTTATDFAGKDLTLVAGARYESTAIDSTGVEASLTLLTFTDPEENMTTTFSAEDFFTASAGYDVLLPNMSAKLALNDDMVVRVAASRSLTRPSLDKMTPVRTIATTRPGLLAGSAGSPDLKPFIADNFDLSLEWYLNEVDYISAGFFLKNVNNFIVDGVLTETINGVTDPSTGTDPEGPDAADQLAEFEITRPVNGEDAQLHGFELAGQHAFGDTGFGTIANLTLVYTDSDYNVDDVKQTFAVTGLSHSANLVGYYEKGPFQARIAYNWRDEFLQRFGQTSQATTEPTIVDAYSQIDLSASYDISDNVSVFMEGINITDQGNRSHGRYANQLVEATTSGPRYAVGVRAQF, from the coding sequence ATGAGAAATCACTATACATTTAAAATAAAGCCCATAGCTATCGCCATCGGTATTGCTGGCGGCAGCTCTACTACTGTGCTCGCGCAAAACAATTCGTTAGAGGAAGTTGTCGTTACGGGTATACGCGCATCACTACAACAAGCAGTAGATATTAAGCGTGAAGCTAACGGCGTTGTGGATGCAATTTCCGCAGAAGACATAGGCAAGTTTCCAGATACAAACCTTGCGGAATCTCTACAGCGTATAACCGGTGTATCTATCGACCGCAGCGGTGGTGAAGGTCGCCAAGTAAGCGTGCGCGGCATGGGGCCAAGTTTCAACTTGGTGCTTTTAAACGGTCGCCAAATGCCAAGTAAAGAAAGTGGCCGTGCGTTTAACTTCGACGAAGTAGCGGCCGAAATGGTGAGTGGCGTTGAGGTATATAAAACATCGTCCGCTGCGGTGCAATCTGGCGGCATAGGTGCCACCATTAATATTAAAACTGCGCGCCCACTGGATATTGGCGACAAAATGGCGGGCAGCGTAAAGTTATCTAGCGATTTAGATGCGGGCGGCACCACACCACAAGCCTCTGGTTTGTTCAGCAAAAACCTAGATGACTCTTTTGGCATTTTACTTGCCGCTAGCTATCAGCAGCGCGAGTCGCAAGAAGACCAGTTGCGTGTAACTAAGTGGAACGTAGACCCAGACGTATCTGGCGTAGCGAATTTCGATAATTCTGCTAACACCAATAACCATATATTTGTACCTCAACAATCGGCGTTTAACCGCAGGCAAGATACTCGCACACGCATTAACGGCAATCTAGTGTTGCAATACGCACCTTCCGACACGCTGACCGCTACTGCAGATTTACAATACTCCGATTTTAAAATAGATCGCTACGCAGAAGAGCTGGCATTATGGTTTAGTCAAAATACTGCGCAATCTATCGTTACCGATAAAAACGGTACCGTCGTAGCCTACGATCAGGGCGCTAGCACCATCGACTTTTTTACCAAGGCACCCACCTCACGCACAGTTAATACCTCAGCCAGCTTAAATGTAGATTGGGCCATAACCGACGCCGCAAAATTAAGCGTAGAACACTCGGCTTCGACGTCCGAATCCAACCCAGATGGCGAGTACAACATTAATCAATCCGACGTACAAATAGCACAAAACTGGGGTTTTGCAGTATCTGGCGATTTAGCCTTCCCAGTATTCAACTCTGATGCAACCGCGACACCCTCTGTACAAGACCCATCGCGCCTGCGCACTTGGGTTAACGAGTTGTATTCTAACAATTACAAAGATGAAATTAATCAAACACGTGCAGATTTCACCTTTGACGACGGCGGCTCTACAACGCTCGCCGCTGGCGTAATGTTTACCGATCAAACCAAAACTATCTCTAACATTTCTAACAACCTTTCGTGGGATGATTTTGCCTGGGATACTGCCAGTGGCTACGGCCAACAAGATGTAAACGATGCAGACTACACATGGGTAGCACTAGATAGCGGGTTTATGGATCAATTTAGCGGTAGCGCAGATTTACGTGCATTGAACCTCGGCAATTATTCATTCGACCCTAACGCAGTGCGTGCAGCGTGGCTTGCCGATGCGGGCGCGCCTGCAGACCACTTCGAGCCTACATTTCAAAACTCATCGTTTATTATTAACGAAAAAACCACCGCTGCTTATTTTGAGTTAACCACTGCCACCGATTTTGCAGGCAAAGATTTAACGTTAGTTGCTGGCGCACGCTATGAATCCACAGCAATAGATTCAACCGGTGTAGAGGCTTCGCTTACCCTGCTTACCTTCACCGACCCAGAAGAAAACATGACCACAACATTTAGTGCTGAGGACTTCTTTACCGCAAGCGCTGGCTACGATGTGCTCTTGCCAAACATGTCGGCCAAGTTAGCCTTAAACGACGATATGGTTGTACGTGTTGCCGCTTCGCGCAGCTTAACGCGCCCATCGCTCGACAAAATGACACCCGTGCGCACGATTGCAACAACACGCCCAGGTTTACTTGCTGGCAGTGCCGGCAGCCCCGATTTAAAACCCTTTATAGCAGATAACTTCGACCTTTCGTTAGAGTGGTATTTAAATGAAGTAGATTATATTTCTGCGGGGTTTTTCTTAAAAAACGTAAACAATTTTATTGTAGACGGTGTACTAACCGAAACAATTAACGGCGTAACAGACCCATCCACCGGCACAGACCCAGAAGGCCCTGACGCAGCAGACCAACTTGCTGAGTTTGAAATTACACGCCCAGTCAATGGTGAAGATGCACAGCTGCATGGTTTTGAACTTGCCGGCCAGCATGCATTTGGCGATACCGGTTTTGGCACTATCGCCAACTTAACCCTAGTGTATACAGATTCCGACTACAACGTGGATGACGTAAAGCAAACATTTGCGGTTACCGGTTTAAGCCATTCAGCGAACTTAGTTGGCTACTACGAGAAAGGCCCCTTCCAAGCGCGTATTGCCTACAACTGGCGCGATGAGTTTTTACAGCGCTTTGGTCAAACCTCACAGGCAACCACCGAGCCCACTATTGTCGACGCCTACTCGCAAATAGATCTTTCCGCCAGTTACGATATTTCAGATAACGTATCTGTATTTATGGAAGGCATTAACATAACCGATCAAGGCAATCGCTCTCACGGCCGCTATGCCAACCAATTGGTAGAGGCGACCACTTCCGGCCCGCGTTATGCCGTAGGTGTACGCGCACAGTTCTAG
- a CDS encoding tryptophan halogenase family protein: MKVKKVESILVVGGGTAGWLTAGIIAAKHGTSVSITVVESPNIKTVGVGEGTWPTMKTTLQEMGVSETDFLRQCDASFKQGAKFCQWKTGEQSDYYYHPLMLPRDFDEFNSAPFWLDQKSGESFSNSVCFQQALCEKNLAPKTLTMPEYAGAANYAYHLDAGKFAPFLTHHCTKKLNVTHVKATVENVKLTDSGEIDYLLTKEAGQLEADLYIDCSGFCSLLLGQALDVPFVDKSDILFLDTAIATHVPYPTENSAIAPHTLSTAQTSGWIWDIGLQSRRGVGHVYSSKYIDDQTAKQQLADYLCTDVQSLETKTIPMPCGHREKFWQKNCVAIGLAAGFLEPLEASALVLVEMSAQFIRDQLPAHTSIMPIVEKRFNTTFHYRWQRIIDFLKLHYVLSQRRDSEFWCAQQDACSIPESLQELLNLWQYQPPWRHDFLHKDEVFPAASYQYVLYGMGFKTHCREDEVNKARYQQLLEETSFTKHRAIKALPPTRELLNTLHQHRMQVI; the protein is encoded by the coding sequence ATGAAAGTTAAAAAAGTAGAATCCATACTTGTTGTGGGTGGTGGTACAGCTGGCTGGTTAACCGCAGGCATTATTGCGGCAAAGCATGGTACTTCGGTATCCATAACCGTTGTGGAGTCACCCAACATTAAAACGGTGGGGGTAGGCGAAGGTACTTGGCCCACAATGAAAACAACCCTGCAAGAAATGGGCGTTTCAGAAACAGACTTTCTAAGGCAATGTGATGCATCGTTCAAACAGGGCGCGAAATTTTGCCAGTGGAAAACTGGCGAGCAATCAGACTACTACTATCACCCGCTAATGCTACCGCGCGATTTCGACGAATTTAATAGCGCACCTTTCTGGCTCGACCAAAAAAGCGGAGAATCCTTCTCTAACAGCGTGTGTTTTCAGCAAGCTTTATGCGAAAAAAACCTTGCGCCTAAAACATTAACAATGCCCGAATACGCAGGCGCTGCAAATTATGCCTACCATTTAGACGCGGGCAAATTTGCACCGTTTTTAACACACCACTGCACAAAAAAATTAAACGTTACCCACGTTAAAGCCACTGTAGAAAATGTAAAACTAACAGATAGCGGCGAAATAGATTACCTACTAACAAAAGAAGCAGGCCAACTTGAGGCCGACCTTTATATAGATTGCTCTGGCTTTTGTTCACTACTATTAGGGCAAGCGCTAGATGTGCCCTTTGTAGATAAGAGCGATATTTTATTTTTAGATACAGCCATAGCCACTCACGTACCCTACCCAACTGAAAATTCAGCTATTGCTCCCCACACCCTTTCTACCGCCCAAACAAGTGGGTGGATATGGGATATAGGCCTGCAAAGCAGACGCGGCGTAGGCCATGTTTACTCTAGTAAGTACATCGATGATCAAACAGCAAAGCAGCAATTGGCCGACTACCTGTGCACCGATGTGCAATCGCTAGAAACCAAAACAATTCCTATGCCCTGCGGTCACCGAGAGAAGTTTTGGCAAAAAAACTGCGTAGCCATTGGCCTAGCCGCTGGTTTTTTAGAGCCACTAGAAGCATCCGCTTTAGTACTGGTGGAAATGTCTGCCCAATTTATTCGCGACCAGTTACCCGCGCACACCAGTATTATGCCTATTGTTGAAAAACGCTTTAACACCACCTTTCACTACCGCTGGCAGCGTATTATCGACTTTTTAAAATTACACTATGTGCTTAGCCAACGACGCGACTCCGAATTTTGGTGTGCACAGCAAGATGCATGCTCCATACCCGAATCCCTACAAGAACTATTAAACCTATGGCAATATCAACCCCCGTGGCGCCACGATTTTCTGCACAAAGATGAAGTTTTCCCCGCGGCAAGCTATCAATATGTACTTTACGGCATGGGTTTTAAAACACATTGCAGAGAAGACGAAGTAAACAAAGCGCGCTACCAGCAGCTACTAGAAGAAACAAGCTTCACCAAACATCGCGCTATTAAAGCCCTACCGCCAACACGTGAGTTGCTAAACACATTACATCAACACCGCATGCAGGTAATTTAA
- a CDS encoding SapC family protein: MASIELLNFSQHANLVVSEAFEYTREANSNMVPVLLSEVGSLATHFPLFLTKSAQTGEFVCIALMGFSAEENLYLLNGLWNSDALPLAFERLPFHVGPNNEVYIDTHSPLVSQQDGKKIFTPNGEPSSYMQKILQCLSLIHTGRDDTIAFVQTLQDMQLIEPVQLDVTFCDGSQTKMEGLYTVSDQRLNSLSAPLLDTLNKRGYLSAAIVMNHSMGLVQQLIKKKNTQLETVMCES; this comes from the coding sequence ATGGCCAGTATAGAATTATTAAATTTTTCCCAGCACGCCAACTTAGTCGTAAGCGAGGCCTTCGAATATACACGCGAAGCCAATAGCAATATGGTGCCCGTTCTACTTAGTGAAGTAGGCAGCCTTGCAACTCACTTTCCATTGTTTTTAACCAAGAGCGCTCAAACAGGAGAATTTGTTTGTATAGCCCTTATGGGGTTTTCAGCCGAAGAAAATCTCTACCTTTTAAATGGCCTGTGGAACAGTGATGCATTACCCTTAGCATTCGAACGCTTGCCATTTCACGTTGGGCCAAACAATGAAGTGTATATAGATACCCACAGCCCATTGGTGTCCCAACAAGATGGCAAGAAAATCTTCACCCCTAACGGTGAGCCTTCGAGTTATATGCAAAAAATATTGCAGTGCTTATCGTTAATACACACCGGTCGCGACGACACCATTGCGTTTGTACAAACACTACAAGACATGCAATTAATTGAGCCAGTGCAATTAGATGTCACTTTTTGCGACGGCAGCCAAACAAAAATGGAAGGGTTATACACGGTTAGCGACCAGCGTTTAAATAGCCTGTCGGCGCCATTACTAGACACCCTAAATAAACGCGGCTACCTGAGTGCAGCCATAGTAATGAACCACTCTATGGGGCTAGTACAACAATTGATTAAAAAGAAAAACACTCAACTAGAAACCGTAATGTGTGAGAGTTAA